The segment TTAGCGCCCGTTGGGACGGGAAACGTTCCGTTGCCGAGTCCGGGTGGGTCGCCGGTCGGAACGGAGTCGCCTTCGACCAGACTTTTCACTCGCGGCGACCGAGGAGCGAGCATGAAATCGACGGGCGGAAGCGACGCACAGAAGCGCGCCGCGGGCGAGAGCGCGGCCGAGGCGGTCGAAGACGGCGCGGTCGTCGGACTCGGCACGGGTTCGACCGCGGCCCACGCGATTCGAGCCATCGGTCGGAAGGTCGATAGCGGCCTCGACGCGCGTGGAATCCCGACCTCGTTCCAGTCGCGAGAGTTGGCCAAGCGGGCCGGGGTGCCGCTCACGACGCTGGACGAGGAGTCCGCCGTGGACCTCGCCATCGACGGTGCCGACCAGTTCTCCGGCCCGCACCTCGTGAAGGGCGGCGGCGCGGCCCACGCCCGCGAGAAGATCGTGGACGCGGCCGCCGACCGCCTGCTGGTGGTCGCGGACCCGAGTAAGGCCGCCGACCGACTCGACCACTCGGTCCCCGTCGAGGTCCTGCCGGACGCGAGGACGACCGTCGCGGCGGAACTCCGCTCGCTCGGCGGGTCGCCGACGCTCCGGAGCGCCGAGCGCAAGGACGGCCCGGTCGTGACCGACAACGGGAACCTCGTGCTGGACTGCGATTTCGGCGAAATTCCGGCTCCGGCGGAACTCGCGGCCGACCTCGCACGACTCCCCGGCGCGGTCGAACACGGCCTGTTCGTCGGGATGGCCGACGAGATTCACGTCGGCCGCGAGGACGGCGTGGACGTAGAGGAGTTCTGAGCGTATCCGCCCGACCCCGCGGACGCGCTCGGCGAACCAACCGCCGCGGCCGTACTCGGCGAATCGGCCGCCGTGGGTGGATGAAGGGGCCGTCCGGTCGCGTGCAGTTTAGTCGCTGGCCAGCCCCTATCCGACGCAACTACGTCCGTCGGATATGCTGGTCAGCGACCGCGAGCGGGCGGGGGCTTCGGAAGGCGACAACACGTCAATTTCGTAGTTAATACTCGGAGTTACATCGAGTACGAATCGAAGCGAGTCAGAAGCCACGACCGACGTATCGGAAGCTACGAGCTACGGAGTATCTGGCGCAATAAAAGAAACGTAGCGGGTCCCCGGTTTACAGGTCGCGGGGCTGGACGGTCTTTCGGTCGTTGGCCTCGGCGCGGCGGGCAGCCTCGTCGAGGAGTTCGTCGACGCGGTCGTCGAGGGCGTCGTAGAAGTCCGACGCCACGTTCTTGTCGTCCAGTGCGTCCTTGACAGCTGCTTTGACGATGAGGTCTGCCATACGGACGTTCCTTTCCTGCCACTCCTAATAAAGCTTCTCAAATCTGCGGGCGAACGGGCCGCTGTCGTTCAATTCCCGGTCATCTATCACAAAGGCCAAAAGCTATAAATACTATCGGGTTGTGTGCCACCGATTCCGCGGGTCGGAGGATAGGAGTACGTAGAGTGCCCAGAGTTGGACATGCGCGAATTACTCGACGCAGTTGCGGCGGGCGAGGTGAGTCCGGCCGACGCCGAGGCGCGACTCTCCGGTTACGCGACCGACGAGGCGGGGCGGTTCGACGCCGCCCGAGAGACCCGACGAGGAGTCCCCGAAGCGATTCTGGGCGACGGCAAGACGCCCGACGAAACCGCGTCGCTGGCCGAGACCGCGGTCGAGACGACGGGACGGGCAATCGTGACGCGAACCGACGCCGACCAACAGCGGGCGGTCCGACGGCGGCTCGCCGACGACTACCCCGCGGCCGAGGTGACGGTCCACGAGCGGTCGGGCGTCGTGGTCGCCCACGCCGCGGACTTCGAGCCGCCGGACGTGGCCGCGACCGTCGGCGTCGTCACCGCGGGCACGAGCGACGCGATTCCCGCGGGCGAGGCCGCCCTCCTCGCCGAGGAGATGGGCGCGACCGTCGAGCGCGTCGAGGACGTGGGCGTCGCGGCGCTGACTCGTATCGTGGACCAACTCGACCGCCTGCGCCGGGCCGACGTGTTGGTCGTCGCGGCGGGCCGGGAGGGCGCGCTCCCGACCGTCGTCGCGGGACTGGTCGATACGCCCGTCATCGGCCTACCGGTCTCGACGGGCTACGGCTTCGGCGGCGAGGGCGAGGCCGCGCTGTCCGGGATGCTCCAGTCGTGTTCGGTCCTCTCGGTCGTCAACGTGGACGCCGGGTTCGTCGCGGGCGCGCAGGCCGGACTAATCGCCAGAGCGGTCGGCAGTGGCGGAGACGAATCGACCGGCGACTCGCGCGACGAGACCGCGAACGAATAATCTCGCTCGACACGTCGTCTTACCTCGATACAACGCGTTATTACAATCCGGATATTTGAATTGTGGCCTCGAAATTGAAGCACAATTATCGAAAACGTTCTTTGCGTTTCCCAAAAAGAGATTTGGACTTGGGAAGGATTTTTAGTAGTGGGGCGCGAAGGGTGAAGTACTGGCAGCGACCCTGCCAGATGAAACCCAATGCCAAAGTGTGACCACTGTGGCGCGCACATCTCCGAGCGATTCGTCCGCGTGTTTGCCGACGAGGACGGCCACGTGCGAGCGTGCGTCTCGTGTTCGGCGAACGCTGGAATCGCAGAAGTCGCGCGCCAACGCGCCAGAGAGGCGAGAGCATAGCCCGTCAACCGGGCGGGAATCGAAACAATAAGAACCACCA is part of the Halorussus salinus genome and harbors:
- a CDS encoding DUF1931 family protein; translated protein: MADLIVKAAVKDALDDKNVASDFYDALDDRVDELLDEAARRAEANDRKTVQPRDL
- a CDS encoding DUF7563 family protein, with amino-acid sequence MPKCDHCGAHISERFVRVFADEDGHVRACVSCSANAGIAEVARQRAREARA
- the larB gene encoding nickel pincer cofactor biosynthesis protein LarB; this translates as MRELLDAVAAGEVSPADAEARLSGYATDEAGRFDAARETRRGVPEAILGDGKTPDETASLAETAVETTGRAIVTRTDADQQRAVRRRLADDYPAAEVTVHERSGVVVAHAADFEPPDVAATVGVVTAGTSDAIPAGEAALLAEEMGATVERVEDVGVAALTRIVDQLDRLRRADVLVVAAGREGALPTVVAGLVDTPVIGLPVSTGYGFGGEGEAALSGMLQSCSVLSVVNVDAGFVAGAQAGLIARAVGSGGDESTGDSRDETANE
- the rpiA gene encoding ribose-5-phosphate isomerase RpiA encodes the protein MKSTGGSDAQKRAAGESAAEAVEDGAVVGLGTGSTAAHAIRAIGRKVDSGLDARGIPTSFQSRELAKRAGVPLTTLDEESAVDLAIDGADQFSGPHLVKGGGAAHAREKIVDAAADRLLVVADPSKAADRLDHSVPVEVLPDARTTVAAELRSLGGSPTLRSAERKDGPVVTDNGNLVLDCDFGEIPAPAELAADLARLPGAVEHGLFVGMADEIHVGREDGVDVEEF